In one Camelus dromedarius isolate mCamDro1 chromosome 31, mCamDro1.pat, whole genome shotgun sequence genomic region, the following are encoded:
- the P2RX4 gene encoding P2X purinoceptor 4 isoform X2 has translation MAGCCAALAAFLFEYDTPRIVLIRSRKVGLMNRAVQLLILAYVIGWVFVWEKGYQETDSVVSSVTTKAKGVTVTNTSKLGFRIWDVADYVIPPQEENSLFIMTNMIFTVNQTQGLCPEIPDKKTVCKSDADCAAGSAGTQSSGVATGRCVLFNETVKTCEVAAWCPVEDDAQVPKPAFLKAAENFTLLVKNNIWYPKFNFSKRNILPNITTAHLKSCIYDAATDPFCPIFRLGKIVEDAGHSFQDMAVEGGIMGIQIKWDCNLDRAASLCLPKYSFRRLDTRDVDHNVSPGYNFRFICVVAFITTSSFCKAIVWTCHILFIHSSD, from the exons ATGGCGGGCTGCTGCGCGGCGCTGGCCGCCTTCCTATTCGAGTACGACACGCCGCGCATCGTGCTCATCCGCAGCCGTAAAGTGGGGCTCATGAACCGGGCGGTGCAGCTGCTCATCCTGGCCTACGTCATCGG GTGGGTGTTTGTGTGGGAAAAAGGCTACCAGGAAACGGACTCTGTGGTCAGTTCAGTAACCACCAAAGCCAAGGGTGTGACTGTAACCAACACCTCTAAACTTGGATTCCGGATCTGGGATGTGGCTGATTACGTGATTCCACCTCAG GAGGAGAACTCCCTCTTCATCATGACCAACATGATCTTCACGGTGAACCAGACCCAGGGCCTCTGTCCTGAG ATTCCAGATAAGAAAACTGTGTGTAAATCAGATGCCGACTGTGCCGCTGGCTCTGCAGGCACCCAAAGTAGCG GAGTCGCAACAGGAAGGTGCGTGCTGTTCAATGAGACGGTGAAGACATGTGAGGTGGCAGCCTGGTGCCCGGTGGAGGACGACGCACAAGTGCCAAA aCCTGCTTTTTTAAAGGCTGCAGAAAACTTCACTCTTTTGGTCAAGAACAACATCTGGTACCCCAAATTTAACTTCAGCAA GAGGAATATTCTTCCCAACATCACCACTGCCCACCTCAAATCATGCATTTATGATGCTGCAACAGATCCCTTCTGCCCCATATTCCGACTTGGCAAAATAGTGGAGGACGCAGGGCACAGCTTCCAGGACATGGCCGTCGAG GGGGGCATCATGGGCATCCAGATCAAATGGGACTGCAACCTGGACAGAGCcgcctccctctgcctgcccaaGTACTCCTTCCGCCGCCTGGACACCCGGGACGTGGACCACAACGTGTCCCCAGGCTACAATTTCAG gttcatttgTGTTGTAGCATTTATCACTACTTCATCTTTTTGTAAGGCCATTGTGTGgacatgccacattttgtttatccactcctCCGACTGA
- the P2RX4 gene encoding P2X purinoceptor 4 isoform X1, translating to MAGCCAALAAFLFEYDTPRIVLIRSRKVGLMNRAVQLLILAYVIGWVFVWEKGYQETDSVVSSVTTKAKGVTVTNTSKLGFRIWDVADYVIPPQEENSLFIMTNMIFTVNQTQGLCPEIPDKKTVCKSDADCAAGSAGTQSSGVATGRCVLFNETVKTCEVAAWCPVEDDAQVPKPAFLKAAENFTLLVKNNIWYPKFNFSKRNILPNITTAHLKSCIYDAATDPFCPIFRLGKIVEDAGHSFQDMAVEGGIMGIQIKWDCNLDRAASLCLPKYSFRRLDTRDVDHNVSPGYNFRFAKYYHDPTGTEHRTLIKAYGIRFDIIVFGKAGKFDIIPTMINIGSGLALLGVATVLCDVIVLYCMKKRYYYREKKYKYVEDYEQSLGSETHP from the exons ATGGCGGGCTGCTGCGCGGCGCTGGCCGCCTTCCTATTCGAGTACGACACGCCGCGCATCGTGCTCATCCGCAGCCGTAAAGTGGGGCTCATGAACCGGGCGGTGCAGCTGCTCATCCTGGCCTACGTCATCGG GTGGGTGTTTGTGTGGGAAAAAGGCTACCAGGAAACGGACTCTGTGGTCAGTTCAGTAACCACCAAAGCCAAGGGTGTGACTGTAACCAACACCTCTAAACTTGGATTCCGGATCTGGGATGTGGCTGATTACGTGATTCCACCTCAG GAGGAGAACTCCCTCTTCATCATGACCAACATGATCTTCACGGTGAACCAGACCCAGGGCCTCTGTCCTGAG ATTCCAGATAAGAAAACTGTGTGTAAATCAGATGCCGACTGTGCCGCTGGCTCTGCAGGCACCCAAAGTAGCG GAGTCGCAACAGGAAGGTGCGTGCTGTTCAATGAGACGGTGAAGACATGTGAGGTGGCAGCCTGGTGCCCGGTGGAGGACGACGCACAAGTGCCAAA aCCTGCTTTTTTAAAGGCTGCAGAAAACTTCACTCTTTTGGTCAAGAACAACATCTGGTACCCCAAATTTAACTTCAGCAA GAGGAATATTCTTCCCAACATCACCACTGCCCACCTCAAATCATGCATTTATGATGCTGCAACAGATCCCTTCTGCCCCATATTCCGACTTGGCAAAATAGTGGAGGACGCAGGGCACAGCTTCCAGGACATGGCCGTCGAG GGGGGCATCATGGGCATCCAGATCAAATGGGACTGCAACCTGGACAGAGCcgcctccctctgcctgcccaaGTACTCCTTCCGCCGCCTGGACACCCGGGACGTGGACCACAACGTGTCCCCAGGCTACAATTTCAG GTTTGCCAAGTACTACCACGACCCGACCGGCACCGAGCACCGCACACTCATCAAAGCCTACGGCATCCGTTTCGACATCATCGTGTTTGGAAAG GCCGGGAAATTTGACATCATCCCAACCATGATCAACATCGGCTCCGGCTTGGCACTCTTAGGGGTG GCGACAGTGCTGTGTGATGTCATAGTCCTCTACTGCATGAAGAAGAGATACTACTATCgggagaagaaatacaaatatgtgGAAGATTACGAGCAG AGTCTTGGCAGTGAGACGCACCCGTGA